The genomic window GACTTTCTCAAGCGCGAGGCGCGCCGCGCGCTAACCGATGCATCACATCGTTATGCCGAGATCCTCGGGGTCAAGGTCAAGCGGATCACAATCCGCGACCAGTCGAGCCGATGGGGATCCTGTACGTCCGCCGGCGCGCTGTCATTTTCCTGGCGCCTCATCCTCGCACCAGCCTATGTGCTCGATTACCTCGCAGCCCATGAAGTCGCGCACCTCGTTGAGATGAATCACTCGTCACGTTTCTGGAAAGTGGTGGGGAGGATTTGTCCAGCGACCGATCGCGCCAAGAAGTGGCTCGACACCCACGGCAACGATCTGCATCGCTACGGGATCGAGGAATAATCCGAAGAATAATCTAGTGTCCTGTCTCCGAATAACCGGCCTATTTGCAGCACACTCGCGCGGTTATTCGGAGACGAAGGGACACTAGCAAGCTTATGATTCTAGTGTGGCTTCCGTCTCGCAATTGCCGATAAGAAACTAGCCGCAAGAGACGTCGGCAATTGCGAGACGCCACACTAGGCGCGGGCAGATTAACGTCTGCCGCCGAAGACTCGATCGATCAGCCAGCCATCGAGACCAGCGTCTGCCTCAGGCCGCACTGACGTTTGTGTCACAGGAGGTCTCGCCTGCGTGTTGGGCGGAGGTGGCAGATAGCCTTGATTGCTACTCTGTTGTGTCTGCTGCCGTTCTACCGGCTGAACAGGAGGCGGTACCCGGGCGTTGCCTGGGAATAGGCTCGACAGGAACCCGCCGCCGTCATTGCTCTGCGGCTGATAAGATCCTGGCAGAGGTGCCGGCGGCACGTTCTGATGTGCGGCCTTCATGAAGCGGGTCCAGACCTCGACAGGCAAGCCGCCACCGGTCGCTTTCTTCGTGGGCGAATTGTCGTCGTTGCCGAGCCAGACGCCGGTTACGAGATTCGCGGTGTAGCCGATGAACCACGCGTCGCGGAAGTCCTGGCTGGTGCCGGTCTTGCCGGCGGCGGACCAGCCCGGAATGTCCGCCTTGCGCGCTGTGCCCATCACTAATGTTTCATGCATCATGCTGTTCATCATGCCGACATAGGCCGGATCGATGACTTTCAGCGGCGGGTCGGCACGACGAGCATAAAGAATCTTACCTTCCGGCGTGCGAATCCTGTTCACCACGTGTGGGGATGCGGCGAAACCGCCATTGGCAAATGGCGCGTAGGCGCCGACCAACTCGGTCACCGACACTTCCGAGGTTCCAAGGGAGATCGAGGCATTGGCTTCGAGCTTCGATGCGATACCGAGGCGATGCGCCGTGCGAACGACGTTCGCTGGCCCCACCTCGATGCCAAGTCTGACGGCGACTGTGTTGAGCGACATCGCCAGCGCGCGCGTGAGCGTGACAGGACCGAAGTATTCGCGGCTGTAGTTCTCCGGCCTCCAGCCTTTGACGTCGAGCGGAGCGTCCGGGCGCACCGTGTCGGGGGTCAATCCGGCCTCAAGAGCTGTGAGATAGACGAAGGGCTTGAAGGCGGAGCCAGGCTGGCGCTTCGCGGTCACCGCGCGGTTGAATTGGCTTTCAGCATAATTGCGGCCGCCGACCATCGCCCGCACAGCGCCATTTGGCGTCATGGCCACCAGGGCGCCCTGGCTGACATTGAACTTCACACTTTTGGTCGCAAGCTCATCGATAATGGCGGCTTCGGCGACGCTCTGCAATTTCGGATCAATCGACGTCTCGACTACGATGTTCTGATCGATCTGACCAACGAGATCGTCGAGTACTTCGCTGATCCAGTCGGCGACATAGTTGATGGTGCCGGCACCGGCCGGATTAACGGCGTGCGCGGGATGCGCGATCGCGCTTTGGGCCTGGGCATCGGTGATGAACTTCACTTCCGCCATTGCGCTGAGCACGGTCTGCGCCCGCTTTTCAGCGCCTTCGGGATTGCGATTGGGGGCGAGGCGGGATGGCGACTTCACCAGCCCTGCCAGCATTGCAGCTTCCGCCAGCGAGACGTTCTTTGCGGACTTGCCAAAGTACCTTTGCGCAGCAGCTTCGACACCATAGGCGCCCGACCCGAAATACACGCGATTGAGGTACAGTTCGAGAATTTCGGCCTTGGAGTACTTTCGCTCAAGCCAAAGGGCGAGCTCAACCTCCTGCAACTTACGCTGAAGCGTTCGCTCCTGCGTCAGGAACAGATTTTTGGCGAGCTGTTGCGTCAGCGTGGAGCCGCCTTGCGACACGCCGCGATGCATCAAATTTGCTACGACGGCGCG from Nitrobacteraceae bacterium AZCC 1564 includes these protein-coding regions:
- a CDS encoding penicillin-binding protein 1A (product_source=KO:K05366; cath_funfam=1.10.3810.10,3.40.710.10; cog=COG0744; ko=KO:K05366; pfam=PF00905,PF00912; superfamily=56601; tigrfam=TIGR02074; transmembrane_helix_parts=Inside_1_89,TMhelix_90_112,Outside_113_758), with product MAMGRKKKSGRKEPKFDGPASLDSVRLNRWDRVGHVVDDEEPQPKRRRAKPIDDDGVDEAPRERRARNAPSRKDKDSSPKGRSRSVAGRLIYWGVVFSLWAVIAGAGAIVWVGAQLPSIQSLEIPKRPPTIQIAAMDGSIIATRGEMPGANVSLKDLPPFLPKAFIAIEDRRFYSHFGIDPTGIARAVVANLMHRGVSQGGSTLTQQLAKNLFLTQERTLQRKLQEVELALWLERKYSKAEILELYLNRVYFGSGAYGVEAAAQRYFGKSAKNVSLAEAAMLAGLVKSPSRLAPNRNPEGAEKRAQTVLSAMAEVKFITDAQAQSAIAHPAHAVNPAGAGTINYVADWISEVLDDLVGQIDQNIVVETSIDPKLQSVAEAAIIDELATKSVKFNVSQGALVAMTPNGAVRAMVGGRNYAESQFNRAVTAKRQPGSAFKPFVYLTALEAGLTPDTVRPDAPLDVKGWRPENYSREYFGPVTLTRALAMSLNTVAVRLGIEVGPANVVRTAHRLGIASKLEANASISLGTSEVSVTELVGAYAPFANGGFAASPHVVNRIRTPEGKILYARRADPPLKVIDPAYVGMMNSMMHETLVMGTARKADIPGWSAAGKTGTSQDFRDAWFIGYTANLVTGVWLGNDDNSPTKKATGGGLPVEVWTRFMKAAHQNVPPAPLPGSYQPQSNDGGGFLSSLFPGNARVPPPVQPVERQQTQQSSNQGYLPPPPNTQARPPVTQTSVRPEADAGLDGWLIDRVFGGRR